One window of bacterium (Candidatus Blackallbacteria) CG13_big_fil_rev_8_21_14_2_50_49_14 genomic DNA carries:
- a CDS encoding ATPase, with protein sequence MQNQKNRNETNALIDEVHVMIRARYPLIYVVSWEEKRVENLLIEIARSRNKAIFNWTITQGIQNLEAGSAAKKLFENTQDPVAALDYIERYQKGALFILKDFHPFMHDARVIRRLRDLTIALKTSFKTIIILSPVPRVPEELEKDMAMVDFPLPNLPELGKKLDDIINSVSNNPNVKINLQTGDREKLLQAAQGLTLVEAENVFAKAIVAKGRIDPQDIPIILLEKKQIIRKSGILEYFSPEATIDSVGGLDHLKSWMSKRSLAFSENARNYGLPHPKGVLLIGVSGSGKSLVAKAVSALWNLPLLRLDIGSVFSGLVGSSEANIRTVIKTAESIAPCLLWLDELDKGMSGVHSSNFSDGGTTARVLSSFLTWMQEKTAPVFLIATANDISALPPELLRKGRFDEIFFLDLPSQRERMEIFKIHLQQRGRDPQSFDVKLLADLSKGFSGAEIEQVVISALYDSFDSRRELQNQDLINTIRQSVPLSHTMREAIDALRQWAQTRARPASGDPQEMVLGE encoded by the coding sequence ATGCAAAATCAAAAGAATCGCAATGAAACCAATGCTCTGATTGATGAAGTCCATGTCATGATTCGGGCACGCTATCCCTTGATCTATGTTGTGTCTTGGGAAGAAAAAAGAGTAGAAAATCTACTAATAGAAATCGCACGCAGCCGAAACAAGGCCATTTTTAACTGGACGATTACCCAAGGGATTCAAAATTTAGAAGCTGGCAGTGCAGCCAAGAAACTTTTTGAAAATACCCAAGACCCTGTTGCCGCTCTGGACTATATTGAGCGTTACCAAAAGGGAGCCCTGTTTATTCTCAAGGATTTTCATCCCTTTATGCACGACGCCCGTGTGATTCGTCGCTTACGAGATTTAACCATTGCGCTCAAGACCAGCTTTAAAACGATCATTATTCTTTCCCCTGTTCCCCGTGTACCTGAAGAATTGGAAAAAGATATGGCCATGGTCGATTTTCCTTTGCCAAATCTTCCCGAATTGGGAAAAAAACTGGATGATATTATCAACTCAGTTAGCAATAATCCCAATGTCAAAATCAATCTTCAGACCGGAGATCGTGAGAAACTCCTGCAGGCAGCCCAAGGATTGACATTGGTTGAGGCTGAAAATGTATTTGCAAAAGCGATAGTTGCCAAGGGACGAATAGATCCTCAAGATATTCCTATTATTTTGCTTGAGAAAAAACAAATTATTCGTAAGAGTGGTATTTTGGAGTATTTCTCTCCAGAGGCAACCATCGACTCAGTAGGGGGGCTGGATCATTTAAAATCGTGGATGAGCAAGCGCAGTCTGGCGTTTTCAGAAAATGCACGCAATTACGGCTTGCCCCACCCCAAAGGAGTCTTGCTGATTGGCGTTTCTGGTTCTGGCAAAAGTCTGGTGGCCAAGGCTGTTTCTGCGCTTTGGAACTTGCCCCTTTTGCGTTTGGATATTGGCAGTGTTTTTTCGGGGTTGGTGGGCTCTTCAGAGGCGAATATTCGCACCGTGATTAAAACCGCTGAATCCATTGCTCCCTGCCTGCTTTGGCTTGATGAACTGGATAAGGGCATGAGTGGGGTTCACAGTTCTAATTTCTCAGATGGAGGCACCACTGCCCGTGTCTTGTCGAGTTTTTTGACCTGGATGCAGGAAAAAACCGCGCCTGTTTTTCTGATTGCAACCGCCAATGATATTTCTGCTCTGCCTCCAGAACTCTTGAGAAAAGGTCGATTTGATGAGATCTTCTTTTTGGATTTGCCCAGCCAACGCGAGAGAATGGAAATTTTTAAAATCCATCTTCAGCAACGTGGTCGGGATCCTCAATCTTTTGATGTCAAATTGTTGGCTGATCTATCGAAGGGGTTTTCAGGTGCGGAAATCGAACAGGTTGTGATCTCTGCGCTATATGACAGTTTTGACAGTCGTCGCGAACTCCAGAATCAGGATTTAATCAATACCATTCGTCAATCAGTTCCGCTTTCACATACCATGCGCGAAGCCATTGATGCTTTGCGACAGTGGGCGCAAACCCGTGCCCGACCGGCTTCGGGTGACCCACAAGAGATGGTCCTGGGTGAGTAA
- the lepB gene encoding signal peptidase I, protein MQELDSNDAPLKALPKKSKARETVETVVVALGLALITRAAVAEPRYIPSESMLPTLKVQDRLIVEKISNYTQKYKRGDILVFYPPSETQNQESPVSNTLKWLGFSTTPAYIKRVIGLPGETIEVRDGKVWINGKALEESAYIKEPPVYDMPPVKIPENNFFMMGDNRNNSMDSHVWGTLPTKNIIGHAAFRFWPLKRIGTLD, encoded by the coding sequence ATGCAAGAGTTAGATTCAAATGACGCACCTTTAAAGGCGTTGCCCAAAAAGTCAAAGGCACGCGAAACCGTTGAGACGGTGGTTGTGGCTTTGGGACTGGCTTTGATCACGCGCGCTGCTGTTGCTGAACCGCGTTATATACCCTCGGAATCGATGTTGCCGACTTTAAAAGTTCAGGATCGGCTGATTGTTGAAAAAATCTCGAATTATACACAGAAGTATAAGCGCGGCGATATTCTGGTTTTTTATCCCCCTTCTGAAACCCAAAATCAAGAATCTCCAGTCTCCAATACCTTGAAATGGTTGGGCTTTTCTACAACCCCTGCCTATATCAAGCGGGTGATTGGGCTTCCAGGAGAAACGATTGAAGTACGGGACGGCAAAGTCTGGATCAATGGCAAAGCACTTGAAGAAAGCGCCTATATCAAAGAGCCTCCCGTCTATGATATGCCCCCGGTGAAAATTCCTGAAAATAATTTTTTCATGATGGGGGACAACCGCAATAACAGTATGGACAGTCATGTCTGGGGAACTTTGCCCACTAAAAATATTATTGGACACGCGGCATTTCGATTTTGGCCTTTGAAACGAATTGGTACCCTGGATTAA
- a CDS encoding NADP oxidoreductase, translating to MSLGTPERPLRVAIIGAGPSGFYAAEALFKSDKTLTVDMYEKLPVPFGLVRSGVAPDHQKIKNVTKVYEKIASNPAFQFFGNVTIGKDITVEELKTFYDALIFTSGASSDRRLGIPGEDLAGSHTATEFVAWYNGHPEYRDRVFDLSQETAVIIGQGNVAIDVCRILSKSVDELKKTDIAKHALEALAESKIKDIYMIGRRGPAQAAFTPQEAKELGELEICDSLVNPRDMQLGPVCEAELQLADKAHNRKNMEILRALAEKGETGKARRLHVEFFYSPVELRGEGRLQEVVLERNALSGEAGKQKASGTGEKRVLPCGLLFRSVGYKGQAMPGVPFHESWGVFPNEKGKIENGLYVAGWIKRGPSGVIGTNKPCSYETVESLLADLDALPACATPHTAAVLELLHKRQVRVVSFEDWRKIDAAEIAKGQEVGKPREKFTSVADMLSVLNSAEVAVGV from the coding sequence ATGAGTTTAGGAACCCCCGAACGCCCTTTAAGAGTTGCCATTATTGGCGCTGGTCCCAGTGGCTTTTACGCCGCTGAGGCTTTGTTTAAATCTGATAAAACCCTGACTGTCGATATGTATGAAAAACTTCCAGTTCCCTTTGGACTGGTGCGCAGTGGGGTGGCACCTGATCATCAGAAGATCAAGAATGTAACCAAAGTATATGAGAAAATTGCCAGCAACCCGGCCTTCCAATTTTTTGGAAATGTCACCATTGGCAAAGATATCACCGTTGAAGAACTCAAGACCTTTTATGATGCCTTGATTTTTACCTCAGGGGCCTCATCGGATCGTCGCTTGGGCATTCCCGGTGAAGATTTGGCTGGAAGCCATACTGCAACTGAATTTGTGGCCTGGTATAACGGACATCCTGAATACCGCGATCGTGTCTTTGATTTGTCTCAGGAAACCGCTGTGATTATTGGACAGGGAAACGTAGCGATTGATGTCTGCCGGATTCTCTCAAAGTCTGTAGATGAATTGAAGAAAACAGATATTGCAAAGCACGCGCTGGAGGCCTTGGCTGAAAGCAAGATCAAAGATATCTATATGATCGGTCGCCGTGGCCCTGCTCAAGCCGCTTTTACGCCCCAGGAAGCCAAAGAATTGGGTGAATTGGAGATCTGTGATTCTCTGGTAAATCCGCGTGATATGCAATTGGGCCCTGTCTGTGAAGCTGAATTGCAATTGGCTGATAAGGCACATAACCGCAAAAATATGGAAATCTTAAGGGCACTTGCCGAAAAAGGTGAAACAGGCAAAGCCCGTCGTTTGCATGTTGAGTTTTTCTACAGTCCTGTTGAATTACGCGGCGAAGGGCGTTTGCAGGAAGTTGTTCTGGAGCGCAATGCGCTTTCGGGAGAAGCAGGTAAGCAAAAAGCCAGTGGAACCGGTGAAAAGCGTGTTCTGCCCTGTGGTCTGCTTTTCCGTAGCGTAGGTTATAAGGGGCAGGCCATGCCGGGTGTTCCCTTTCATGAAAGTTGGGGTGTATTTCCCAACGAAAAAGGCAAAATTGAAAATGGTTTATATGTTGCTGGCTGGATTAAACGAGGTCCCTCAGGCGTGATAGGCACCAATAAACCCTGCAGTTATGAAACCGTAGAGTCTCTCCTGGCAGATTTGGATGCTTTGCCTGCCTGTGCCACCCCCCATACTGCGGCCGTACTTGAGCTTTTGCACAAGCGACAGGTGCGTGTGGTCAGTTTTGAGGATTGGCGTAAAATTGATGCGGCAGAAATTGCCAAGGGCCAGGAAGTGGGCAAACCCCGTGAGAAATTTACGTCGGTTGCTGACATGCTGTCTGTTTTAAACAGCGCTGAAGTGGCTGTTGGCGTCTAA
- a CDS encoding TIGR00730 family Rossman fold protein — translation MKSLCIFCGSQSGKNPLFAEHAQILGRGLAQAEIRLIFGGGKIGLMGEVAEACLNAGGEVIGVMPRLLIARERAHRSLTQLIQVETMSERKETMAQLSDAFLALPGGLGTLDELFEMLTWNQIGLHTKPSFILNSADYYQDLLSFLSKGEETGLVYPLGTDLTVFQTPESLLAAMH, via the coding sequence ATAAAATCGCTTTGTATCTTTTGTGGATCTCAATCGGGGAAAAATCCTCTTTTTGCTGAGCATGCGCAAATCTTGGGACGTGGGCTGGCCCAAGCTGAAATTCGCCTGATTTTTGGTGGCGGTAAAATAGGCTTAATGGGTGAGGTTGCTGAGGCCTGCCTCAATGCTGGTGGAGAAGTCATTGGCGTGATGCCGCGACTCTTGATTGCGCGGGAGCGTGCCCATCGGAGCTTGACCCAATTAATTCAGGTTGAAACGATGTCTGAACGTAAAGAGACCATGGCGCAATTATCTGATGCTTTTCTGGCCCTGCCGGGTGGCCTCGGAACCCTGGATGAACTTTTTGAAATGTTGACCTGGAACCAGATTGGCTTGCATACCAAGCCCAGTTTTATCCTAAACAGTGCTGATTATTATCAAGATTTGCTCAGCTTTCTGTCCAAAGGAGAAGAAACGGGTTTGGTTTATCCATTGGGAACAGATTTGACAGTCTTTCAAACGCCAGAGTCTCTCCTGGCGGCAATGCACTGA
- a CDS encoding multidrug ABC transporter ATP-binding protein, which yields MDPHTAAIDIQGLTKTFHVGFWRKRVEVLKGVDLQVFPGETFGLLGPNGAGKTTTIKTLVGLVKPDGGEVHVLGQLPSNTRNRSQIGYLPEHPSVYGYLSGYEFLNLCGDFFGLSARILKQRIPMLLDRVQLSDFSARKQIRTYSKGMMQRLGFAQALINDPQLLLLDEPMSGLDPLGRHDVKELVLDLKREGRTILFNSHILSDVEAICDRVGIMADGKIVLTGKMQQLLRPMDNLYHMQIHKLDKLGHTNLKRLSLRCIEQKPGMVEATFNSLDKALKALAVARQSGGELIELKTHYRSLENLFVDEVQKARQTGGEE from the coding sequence ATGGATCCACACACAGCAGCAATTGATATTCAGGGCCTCACCAAAACATTTCATGTGGGTTTCTGGCGCAAACGCGTAGAAGTTTTAAAAGGCGTTGATCTTCAAGTCTTTCCAGGTGAAACCTTTGGATTATTAGGGCCAAATGGCGCAGGAAAAACAACCACAATCAAAACACTCGTAGGTTTGGTCAAACCTGATGGGGGCGAAGTACATGTACTCGGCCAACTTCCCTCAAATACGCGTAATCGTTCTCAAATAGGTTATTTGCCTGAACACCCTTCCGTTTACGGCTATTTGAGTGGTTATGAATTTCTAAACCTTTGCGGAGACTTTTTCGGGCTTTCAGCCCGTATCCTGAAACAACGGATCCCCATGCTTCTGGATCGGGTTCAACTCTCTGATTTCTCTGCCCGCAAACAAATCAGAACCTATTCAAAAGGCATGATGCAGCGTCTGGGCTTTGCCCAAGCCTTGATCAATGATCCTCAACTTTTATTATTAGATGAACCCATGTCGGGTTTGGATCCTTTGGGACGACATGATGTCAAAGAACTGGTACTCGATCTTAAACGTGAAGGCCGAACGATTTTATTTAATTCGCATATTCTTTCCGATGTCGAAGCCATTTGTGACAGAGTGGGCATCATGGCTGATGGAAAAATCGTACTCACAGGAAAAATGCAACAACTCTTACGTCCCATGGACAATCTCTACCATATGCAAATTCATAAACTTGATAAATTGGGACATACCAATCTCAAACGCCTGTCTTTGCGGTGCATTGAGCAAAAGCCTGGCATGGTAGAGGCTACTTTTAACAGCTTGGATAAAGCCTTAAAAGCCTTGGCGGTCGCGCGCCAATCGGGGGGAGAATTGATTGAACTCAAAACACATTATCGCAGCCTGGAAAACCTCTTTGTCGATGAAGTTCAAAAAGCCCGCCAGACAGGAGGAGAAGAATGA
- a CDS encoding penicillin-binding protein: protein MSSSVSITEPHPESKTKKITVFILVLFLKFFVALLFLILAMAGGLATGAYFRLQSLPDVRKLGNFDPHERSEILTSDGTVLKQVFGEENRKVILLKEIPAHVRNAVLAIEDARFKQHTGIDPIGIARAVKANMDSNETVQGGSTITQQVVKNLFFTPERSYARKAAEAVLSVQVDQTFSKDQILELYLNLIYWGHNAYGIEAAAETYFGKSCKDLTIAEAAMIAGLIRGPEAFSPYRNYQMAKTRQIETLRKMVESGYITKEDAEKAKSEPIKLYGIRRGMQHPYFTTYVMDYLKTLYSQSELETKGLKIYTSIDVKAQNHAVKVVNDHLEKLKNYNIQQGALVSIDAKTGHVVAMVGGTKFGYGANEFNRAFQAQRQTGSSFKPFVYVTAFENGYTPYTTEMDSPTVYKTGPGTTWSPQNYGRNYRGAMTIRTALMASVNVVAVKVMDKVGIDKVIEMTKRLGIKSEVRPFLSSALGASEITPLEMAQAYSAFANDGILNMASPIVRIEDKNGNVILDNAKPKGKKVLDQDVVRALNHSLMAVVTGGTATAAYIPGYQVAGKTGTTSSHRDAWFMGYTPQLVTSIWVGNDTPTRMYGATGGVFCAPIWKDFMVEALKSRPAEKFPEELPLRRKRLYSKGSFVSSAEVEDEDEKKKKARLAATAAAAARARQQTTESQLDTSSQVRVRVRNTAPRAVVPQNIENRAPSGRMTGLQRSTSRSGRMEGGSATGQAAGE, encoded by the coding sequence ATGAGTTCCTCAGTTTCGATAACCGAGCCACACCCTGAATCCAAAACAAAAAAAATCACAGTATTCATTCTCGTGCTTTTTTTAAAATTCTTTGTGGCGTTGCTTTTTTTAATTCTTGCGATGGCCGGTGGCCTTGCCACAGGTGCTTATTTTCGTTTGCAAAGTTTGCCTGATGTGCGGAAATTGGGGAATTTTGATCCCCATGAGCGTAGCGAAATCTTGACCTCTGACGGTACGGTTTTGAAACAGGTTTTTGGCGAAGAAAATCGCAAAGTGATCCTTTTAAAAGAAATTCCTGCGCATGTCCGCAATGCTGTACTCGCCATTGAGGATGCCCGTTTTAAGCAGCACACGGGAATTGACCCCATCGGGATTGCCCGTGCTGTAAAAGCCAATATGGATAGCAATGAAACGGTTCAAGGGGGCTCCACAATTACCCAGCAGGTCGTGAAAAACCTGTTCTTTACCCCAGAACGCTCCTATGCTCGTAAAGCTGCAGAGGCCGTACTTTCTGTACAGGTCGATCAAACTTTTTCAAAGGATCAGATCCTTGAACTCTATCTCAATTTGATTTACTGGGGGCACAATGCCTATGGCATTGAAGCGGCTGCAGAAACTTATTTTGGTAAATCCTGTAAGGATTTGACAATTGCTGAGGCTGCCATGATAGCCGGTTTGATTCGGGGGCCTGAAGCTTTTTCACCCTATCGGAACTATCAAATGGCGAAAACCCGTCAGATTGAAACCCTGCGTAAAATGGTTGAGAGTGGTTATATTACCAAAGAAGACGCTGAGAAAGCAAAGTCTGAGCCAATCAAACTCTATGGCATTCGCAGAGGCATGCAACACCCCTATTTCACGACCTATGTCATGGATTATTTGAAAACATTGTACAGTCAGTCGGAATTAGAAACCAAAGGCCTTAAAATTTATACCTCCATTGACGTAAAAGCACAAAACCATGCCGTTAAAGTCGTCAATGACCACCTTGAAAAATTAAAAAATTATAATATTCAACAGGGTGCTTTGGTTTCGATTGATGCCAAAACCGGACACGTGGTGGCGATGGTAGGGGGAACTAAATTTGGCTATGGCGCAAATGAATTTAACCGTGCTTTTCAGGCTCAACGCCAAACGGGATCTTCTTTTAAGCCTTTTGTGTATGTGACTGCGTTTGAAAATGGCTATACCCCCTATACCACTGAAATGGATAGCCCGACTGTTTATAAGACGGGGCCAGGAACCACCTGGAGCCCGCAAAACTATGGCCGCAATTACCGTGGAGCCATGACGATTCGCACTGCCTTGATGGCTTCAGTCAATGTGGTGGCTGTGAAAGTCATGGACAAGGTGGGCATTGATAAGGTGATTGAAATGACCAAGCGTTTGGGCATTAAAAGCGAAGTGCGTCCTTTTCTTTCCTCGGCTTTGGGGGCCTCTGAAATTACCCCGCTTGAAATGGCCCAGGCTTATTCGGCCTTTGCAAATGATGGCATTTTAAATATGGCATCGCCGATTGTGCGCATTGAAGACAAGAATGGCAATGTGATTTTGGACAATGCCAAACCCAAGGGCAAAAAGGTTTTAGATCAAGATGTTGTTCGCGCTCTGAACCATTCCCTGATGGCCGTCGTCACCGGGGGTACCGCCACGGCAGCCTATATCCCGGGTTATCAGGTGGCTGGTAAAACGGGAACGACCAGCAGTCACCGGGATGCTTGGTTTATGGGCTATACCCCTCAGTTGGTCACTTCGATTTGGGTCGGCAACGATACTCCCACTCGTATGTATGGGGCAACCGGGGGCGTTTTCTGCGCGCCTATCTGGAAAGATTTTATGGTAGAGGCATTGAAGAGCCGTCCTGCAGAGAAATTTCCTGAAGAACTGCCTTTGCGGCGTAAACGCCTCTACAGCAAAGGATCTTTTGTTTCCAGTGCTGAAGTTGAAGATGAAGATGAAAAAAAGAAAAAAGCGCGTTTAGCGGCTACCGCAGCGGCGGCGGCCCGTGCCCGTCAACAAACCACGGAGTCTCAATTGGATACCAGTTCCCAAGTGCGGGTACGCGTTCGCAATACGGCTCCAAGAGCGGTGGTCCCTCAAAATATTGAGAACAGAGCGCCCTCTGGCCGCATGACAGGTCTGCAACGTTCAACCTCCCGTTCGGGCCGTATGGAAGGTGGCAGTGCGACCGGACAGGCAGCAGGAGAATAA
- a CDS encoding rRNA methyltransferase gives MTRWPAEFKAQMQKLLNEKTEAFFAAQAQPAPVSLRMNPSKLRISSAQDNLHQVPWSQTGLYLSERPVFTLDPRFHAGGYYVQDASCMLLEAIYLQLPFKTEALKVLDLCAAPGGKSTHLASLISREAWLIANEVVPARARILAENIAKWGAENVFVSQNQAKDFQKLPFQFDLILADAPCSGEGLFRRQTEALEEWSPAQVLQCATRQDQILEEIWPCLKPGGLLIYSTCTWNSSENEMLLQAFQLKHDFENLEMHFPPEWGIDCSKEMPLYRCYPHRLEGEGFSFSVLRKPESTPPHSHPPKELKRQQAKKSEAPVNRVHLAQVTEWVQAAEAQDFITEKEQIWYLPSRFAHEFQELNKALKLLSKGIFSAEIKGKDLIPAAPLALYPGLRSTNFQIRELSLEEAIAYLSREALPGQGKGWHLFCYQGLALGWAKATATHFNNAWPKEWKIRQRFANIQLEENLSHLPDFQSIRT, from the coding sequence ATGACCCGCTGGCCCGCCGAATTTAAAGCCCAAATGCAAAAACTTCTGAATGAAAAGACAGAGGCTTTCTTTGCCGCGCAAGCACAACCCGCTCCTGTCAGTCTGCGCATGAACCCCTCAAAACTAAGGATCTCCTCAGCGCAAGACAATCTTCACCAGGTGCCTTGGTCTCAAACCGGGCTTTATCTTTCCGAACGCCCTGTATTCACCTTGGATCCCCGCTTTCATGCCGGAGGTTATTATGTGCAGGACGCTTCTTGCATGCTACTTGAAGCCATCTATTTACAACTGCCTTTCAAAACTGAAGCCCTGAAAGTCTTGGATTTGTGCGCCGCACCCGGCGGAAAATCAACCCATCTTGCCAGTTTGATTTCTCGAGAAGCTTGGCTGATCGCCAATGAGGTAGTGCCCGCCAGAGCCCGCATTCTGGCTGAAAACATTGCCAAATGGGGTGCAGAGAATGTCTTTGTCAGTCAGAATCAGGCCAAGGACTTTCAAAAACTGCCCTTTCAATTTGACCTGATTCTTGCCGATGCCCCCTGTTCAGGAGAAGGGCTCTTTCGCCGCCAGACAGAGGCACTCGAAGAATGGTCGCCGGCACAGGTCCTGCAGTGCGCCACGCGCCAAGACCAAATTTTAGAAGAGATCTGGCCCTGTTTAAAACCCGGCGGGCTCTTGATTTATAGCACCTGCACCTGGAACAGCTCAGAAAACGAAATGCTGCTTCAAGCCTTTCAACTGAAGCATGATTTTGAAAACCTGGAAATGCATTTTCCCCCAGAATGGGGAATTGACTGTTCAAAGGAAATGCCACTATATCGCTGCTACCCCCACCGTTTAGAAGGAGAAGGGTTTTCATTCAGCGTCTTGCGGAAGCCTGAATCTACGCCCCCCCACTCTCACCCCCCCAAGGAGTTGAAACGCCAGCAAGCAAAAAAATCTGAAGCCCCAGTCAATCGGGTGCATCTGGCTCAAGTCACTGAATGGGTTCAAGCAGCTGAAGCACAGGATTTTATAACCGAAAAAGAGCAGATCTGGTATTTACCCTCACGCTTTGCCCATGAATTTCAGGAACTGAATAAGGCCTTAAAATTGCTCTCAAAGGGCATCTTCAGCGCTGAAATCAAAGGAAAAGATCTGATTCCAGCAGCCCCTTTGGCCCTGTATCCAGGACTCAGGTCAACAAACTTTCAAATTCGAGAACTGAGCCTAGAGGAAGCGATTGCCTATCTCAGCCGAGAAGCACTTCCCGGCCAGGGAAAAGGCTGGCACCTTTTTTGCTACCAGGGCTTGGCACTGGGATGGGCCAAAGCAACGGCCACCCATTTTAACAATGCCTGGCCCAAGGAATGGAAAATTCGCCAACGCTTCGCCAATATTCAACTTGAAGAAAATTTAAGTCACTTGCCTGACTTTCAGTCAATTCGAACTTAA
- a CDS encoding ABC transporter permease: MRSFPLALNTLREAIRDKILYVILLFSFILISSGILLKSLSLNQENKIVLDLGLSSISIFGLIITIFVGTNLLNKEIDKKTIYLLLSKPLNRSDFILGKFMGLSIMLLMIVASMGMAFYLVLWYTSGGLSGILPIFESSAQAILLIYIEMVLLTALAIFFSTFATPVMSAIFTLAAYTIGHMSNDIVSFGKLSQSPLVVQLTQFIFYLLPDLERLNLKNHLMSHAVSAEIFGGSIAYGLMYTLGLLLLSMVIFDFKEF; the protein is encoded by the coding sequence ATGAGAAGTTTTCCGCTTGCCCTCAATACTCTACGTGAAGCTATTCGCGATAAAATTCTCTATGTCATTCTGCTTTTTTCCTTTATTCTGATCTCATCAGGCATTCTGCTCAAATCGCTGAGCTTGAATCAAGAAAACAAAATCGTCTTGGATCTGGGCCTTTCAAGCATCAGTATCTTTGGTTTGATTATTACGATCTTTGTAGGCACCAACCTGCTCAATAAAGAAATCGATAAAAAAACTATCTATTTATTGCTGAGCAAACCCTTGAACCGCTCAGATTTCATCCTTGGAAAATTTATGGGGCTATCGATCATGCTGCTGATGATTGTGGCCTCGATGGGCATGGCTTTCTATCTTGTGCTTTGGTATACCTCTGGGGGGCTCAGTGGCATTTTGCCAATCTTTGAAAGCAGCGCCCAAGCCATTCTCTTGATCTATATCGAAATGGTACTTTTAACGGCCCTTGCCATCTTTTTCTCGACCTTTGCAACGCCTGTCATGAGTGCAATCTTTACTCTTGCAGCTTATACCATCGGCCATATGAGCAATGATATTGTCAGTTTTGGTAAACTCTCACAAAGCCCCCTGGTCGTTCAATTGACACAGTTTATTTTTTATCTTTTGCCTGATCTTGAACGTCTCAACTTGAAGAACCATTTAATGAGCCATGCCGTTTCTGCTGAAATTTTTGGGGGAAGCATCGCTTATGGTCTGATGTACACCCTGGGCTTACTGCTGTTGAGCATGGTGATTTTCGACTTTAAGGAATTTTAG
- a CDS encoding SAM-dependent methyltransferase: MVLSGPFFYDDPQVFSNYMSRRNSETSANDTLEKPILMELLPPLENKDILDLGCGEATLAAELLKAGAQSYLGLDGSANMVKLAQQELSGKKARVEQAFLENWDYPTESFDCVISRLAFHYIEDIEALFAKIQTTLRKGGHFVFSVEHPVITSHQISMKEGGARQDWLVDRYFHTGKREYPWLGAPILKYHRTVEDYYQALRKSGFQILDLRESKPRPELFQNRKLYERRMRVPLFLLLKAEKP; encoded by the coding sequence ATGGTTCTCAGTGGCCCCTTTTTTTATGATGATCCGCAAGTCTTTTCAAACTATATGAGCCGTCGAAACAGTGAAACCAGCGCTAATGACACCCTTGAAAAACCTATCTTAATGGAATTGCTTCCCCCCCTTGAAAACAAAGATATTCTGGATTTAGGTTGTGGTGAAGCCACCCTGGCCGCTGAATTACTCAAAGCCGGAGCCCAAAGTTATTTGGGGCTGGATGGTTCCGCCAATATGGTCAAACTGGCGCAACAGGAACTGTCTGGAAAAAAAGCGCGGGTGGAGCAGGCTTTTCTTGAAAACTGGGATTATCCTACTGAAAGCTTTGATTGTGTCATTTCAAGATTGGCCTTCCACTATATCGAAGATATTGAAGCCCTCTTTGCAAAAATTCAGACCACCCTGCGCAAGGGAGGGCATTTCGTTTTTTCTGTTGAACACCCTGTGATTACTTCGCATCAAATCAGCATGAAAGAAGGAGGCGCTCGTCAAGACTGGCTTGTAGATCGCTATTTTCACACGGGCAAACGCGAATATCCGTGGTTGGGCGCCCCGATTCTTAAATACCATCGTACCGTCGAAGATTATTACCAGGCCCTGCGCAAATCAGGTTTCCAAATCCTGGATTTGCGCGAATCCAAACCCCGCCCAGAACTGTTTCAAAACCGCAAACTCTATGAACGCCGGATGCGTGTTCCGCTCTTCCTGCTGCTGAAAGCAGAAAAACCATGA